In Geopsychrobacter electrodiphilus DSM 16401, a single window of DNA contains:
- a CDS encoding tetratricopeptide repeat protein, whose amino-acid sequence MSNKQKYIDSAQKNIKKKLFSRAIKDYQKVVEVDPRDIRSRQRLAELFVKTNQTGEAFEQYEAVAKYFASNGFYLKAIAIYKQMQRLDPSQINIFSRLAELNEKQGLVGNALAELRHLVGYYEKNNMVADAIKTLEKMRDLDSGSINVQVKLAEVYANNERVADGLAEFKDILKQLEGKQDFDKILRLYRIFLPLFPQNIDLQKGLALTLIQVGDSSKGITLLQQLLRNHTCDAEILPILGTTYQDLEDYKNARLTYLHLLKLDSRDLDARESLVQCYLKEKNYPKALAELEDWKEAFLKINRLERLQEFYESLQSMLPGNQQVLQTLDSIYEMTGDGGKRLDMVSGTVTHGEIGSVRANVAEETLSDSLLGDMGSGDDNLDFDVSDLIGDSVGAEIPVAEEGSELELELLDEVEPEEEDEFIELNLTNSPDAEKSNSFEEMSLDFDLDDDDISAPSRDVDADLEEAEFYLQQGLFEEAEKVCISILEQLPDSMEVKTKLEEIRSRRDVQGLQGETSTELQDLAAELLEEGFPEMDIELTDEAGRDQFESFSDSPPKKTENTSRKVFRTDVDEQIAADDMESHYNLGIAYREMGLFSDAVAEFGKAERDPARFVDCQTLKGLCCVDQGDFEKGEEAFLAALAGDDLAEGQKLSLHYELGLLYENWERPLDALDSFQYVADSELFFRDVADRLEQLRKKLGLDDDSDQQKADAKGESLVPKDRISFL is encoded by the coding sequence TTGTCAAACAAGCAAAAATATATTGATTCAGCGCAGAAGAATATCAAGAAAAAACTCTTTTCCCGGGCGATCAAGGACTATCAGAAAGTCGTGGAAGTTGATCCGCGAGACATCCGTTCACGCCAACGCTTGGCAGAACTCTTCGTAAAAACCAATCAAACCGGCGAAGCTTTTGAGCAATACGAGGCAGTTGCCAAGTATTTTGCAAGTAATGGATTTTACCTCAAGGCGATCGCTATTTATAAACAAATGCAACGCCTTGATCCAAGTCAGATCAATATCTTCAGCCGACTTGCGGAGTTAAATGAAAAACAGGGGCTGGTGGGTAATGCCCTTGCGGAACTGCGACATCTCGTAGGTTACTACGAAAAGAACAACATGGTGGCCGATGCGATCAAGACGCTTGAGAAGATGCGTGATCTTGATAGTGGCAGTATCAATGTGCAGGTCAAACTAGCTGAAGTTTATGCTAATAATGAGCGTGTTGCCGATGGACTTGCGGAATTTAAAGATATTTTAAAGCAATTGGAAGGGAAGCAAGATTTCGATAAAATTTTACGTCTCTACCGAATATTCCTTCCGCTCTTCCCACAAAATATTGATCTGCAAAAAGGATTGGCGCTGACCCTGATTCAGGTGGGGGATTCCTCCAAAGGCATTACGCTACTTCAGCAGTTGTTGCGAAACCACACCTGTGATGCCGAAATTCTGCCGATCCTCGGTACTACATATCAAGACTTAGAAGATTATAAAAATGCTCGTTTGACTTATCTTCACCTGCTGAAACTGGATTCCAGGGATCTGGACGCTCGTGAAAGTTTGGTTCAGTGTTATCTAAAAGAAAAAAATTATCCTAAAGCACTCGCTGAGCTGGAAGACTGGAAAGAAGCATTCCTTAAGATTAATCGATTGGAGCGGCTGCAAGAATTCTACGAATCCCTGCAGTCCATGTTGCCCGGAAATCAACAGGTTCTTCAGACCCTCGACTCCATCTATGAAATGACCGGGGATGGGGGCAAGCGCCTTGATATGGTCTCAGGGACAGTTACACACGGAGAGATTGGTTCTGTGCGTGCCAACGTCGCTGAAGAGACTCTGTCAGACTCCTTGCTGGGCGACATGGGGTCTGGCGATGATAATCTTGATTTTGACGTGTCTGATCTGATTGGTGATTCCGTGGGTGCCGAGATTCCGGTTGCTGAAGAAGGGTCCGAACTGGAGCTAGAGCTTCTGGACGAGGTTGAGCCTGAGGAAGAAGATGAGTTTATTGAGCTTAATCTCACAAATTCTCCTGACGCCGAAAAAAGTAATTCATTTGAAGAGATGAGCCTCGACTTTGATCTTGATGATGATGACATTTCGGCCCCTTCTCGGGACGTTGATGCCGATCTGGAAGAAGCTGAATTTTATCTTCAGCAGGGGTTGTTTGAAGAAGCCGAAAAAGTTTGTATCAGTATTCTCGAGCAACTACCCGATAGCATGGAAGTGAAAACCAAGCTTGAGGAGATCAGGTCTCGCAGGGATGTGCAGGGCCTTCAGGGAGAAACTTCTACTGAACTTCAGGATCTTGCCGCCGAGCTGCTTGAAGAGGGCTTTCCTGAAATGGATATCGAATTGACCGACGAGGCAGGGCGGGACCAGTTCGAATCCTTTTCCGATTCTCCGCCAAAAAAGACTGAGAATACTTCGCGTAAGGTTTTCCGCACTGATGTTGATGAGCAAATTGCGGCAGATGATATGGAGTCACATTACAATTTGGGGATCGCGTATCGCGAGATGGGTCTGTTTAGTGACGCCGTTGCTGAATTTGGTAAGGCTGAAAGAGATCCTGCCCGTTTTGTGGATTGTCAGACTTTAAAGGGTCTTTGTTGTGTTGATCAGGGTGACTTTGAAAAGGGTGAGGAAGCCTTTCTTGCCGCATTGGCTGGTGATGATCTGGCGGAAGGTCAGAAGTTGAGCCTGCATTATGAGCTTGGGCTTCTATACGAAAACTGGGAACGTCCTCTGGATGCGCTGGATAGCTTTCAGTATGTTGCTGATTCCGAGCTTTTTTTTCGTGATGTCGCCGACCGTCTGGAGCAGTTGCGAAAAAAATTAGGGCTTGATGATGACTCCGACCAGCAGAAGGCCGATGCAAAGGGTGAATCGTTGGTACCGAAGGATCGGATCTCCTTTCTGTGA
- a CDS encoding site-2 protease family protein produces MGHGIDAFLLKLSVMLVPALLAIILHEVAHGYVADRLGDPTARLLGRLTLNPLRHLDPIGTIAIFVFGFGWARPVPVNAKNLRHPRQDMIWVALAGPLTNLALALISVLFLRGISLLETTQLVSSQMFLDISRPLRVMAAFSLYINLLLGVFNLLPIPPLDGGRVLVGILPGKQALWLNRFEPFGFVLLLLLIFFTDVWSRLLSPLMTLLLQTLAGGEYHYVEKAISFLFGG; encoded by the coding sequence ATGGGGCATGGAATAGACGCTTTTTTACTGAAATTGTCGGTGATGCTGGTGCCGGCCCTGCTTGCTATAATCCTGCATGAAGTCGCTCACGGCTATGTTGCAGACCGATTGGGAGATCCGACCGCGCGCCTGCTGGGGCGTTTGACCCTTAATCCCTTACGCCACCTTGATCCGATCGGCACGATCGCGATCTTCGTTTTCGGTTTCGGCTGGGCACGGCCGGTGCCGGTCAACGCCAAAAACCTGCGTCATCCGCGACAGGACATGATCTGGGTCGCCCTGGCAGGCCCGTTGACCAATCTCGCTCTCGCTTTGATTTCGGTCCTCTTTCTGCGTGGCATCAGCCTCCTGGAAACGACTCAATTGGTCAGTAGCCAGATGTTCTTGGATATCAGTCGACCCCTCAGGGTTATGGCGGCCTTTAGCCTCTACATCAATCTGCTGCTCGGTGTTTTCAACCTTCTCCCGATCCCTCCCCTCGATGGCGGACGTGTCCTGGTAGGCATTCTGCCCGGAAAACAAGCGCTCTGGCTCAATCGTTTTGAACCGTTCGGATTTGTCCTGCTACTGTTATTGATTTTTTTTACCGATGTCTGGAGTCGGCTGCTTTCGCCGTTGATGACTCTGCTGCTGCAGACCCTGGCCGGGGGTGAATACCACTATGTCGAAAAAGCGATCAGCTTTCTTTTTGGTGGTTAG
- the scpB gene encoding SMC-Scp complex subunit ScpB: MDERCRAVAALIFAAEGPMSLDRLCLFFECQRAELRPVIDRLLEAYPVSRGGFYLAEIAGGYQFRTDPDLSHWLGKLNRDRPFRFSPAALETLAMIAYRQPVTRGEIEYLRGVDSGGVLKTLLDKGFLRILGKKDVPGRPLMYGTSRNFLEFFGLKDLSDLPTLREFTALDPGLDSAADLQTESGLAPAEELIIEQELKDA; the protein is encoded by the coding sequence ATGGATGAACGTTGCCGGGCGGTTGCGGCATTAATCTTTGCCGCTGAGGGTCCCATGAGCCTCGATCGTCTTTGTCTGTTTTTTGAATGCCAACGTGCGGAACTCAGGCCTGTCATTGACCGTCTGCTTGAGGCGTATCCTGTCTCACGGGGTGGCTTCTATCTGGCTGAGATCGCCGGGGGATATCAGTTTCGCACTGACCCGGACCTTTCACATTGGTTGGGCAAGTTGAATCGTGATCGACCTTTCCGCTTTTCACCGGCGGCTCTGGAGACCCTGGCGATGATCGCTTATCGGCAACCGGTGACTCGAGGCGAGATCGAATATTTGCGCGGTGTTGATTCCGGGGGAGTATTAAAAACCCTGCTCGATAAGGGATTTCTGCGGATTTTGGGGAAAAAAGACGTCCCCGGTCGACCTTTAATGTATGGGACCAGCCGGAACTTTTTAGAATTTTTTGGTTTGAAAGATCTGAGTGATCTACCGACGTTACGTGAATTTACAGCTTTGGACCCAGGACTGGATTCTGCTGCTGATCTTCAGACGGAAAGCGGGCTGGCGCCAGCTGAAGAACTGATTATTGAACAGGAATTGAAAGACGCATGA
- a CDS encoding segregation and condensation protein A, giving the protein MSIAISLPNFDGPLDLLLHLIKTNEMDIADIQIGEITEQYLAVIDQMQQLNLDVAGEFLVMAATLMHIKSQMLLPVSEDIVGEDEELDPRAELIRRLLEYQRYKDAANNLDLRPCLKRDVFLRQFVEPDTSEASVGDDISLGVYQLAAAFHKLLKHAKIDVVHEVMREQLSVSDYIHKILEQLQSCEQRAFADFFTHRGTRREMVVTFLAMLELVKMRMIKISQSAEFQPIWLSLAVQNSGPDPLALDEEAMGYG; this is encoded by the coding sequence ATGTCGATTGCTATCAGTCTGCCGAACTTCGACGGTCCCCTTGATTTGCTGCTTCATCTGATAAAAACCAACGAAATGGATATTGCCGATATCCAGATAGGTGAAATCACCGAGCAGTACCTTGCCGTGATTGATCAGATGCAACAGCTGAATCTGGACGTCGCCGGTGAGTTTTTAGTCATGGCGGCGACCCTGATGCATATCAAATCACAGATGCTGTTGCCAGTTTCAGAAGATATTGTCGGTGAAGACGAAGAACTTGATCCACGCGCTGAACTTATCCGGCGTCTACTGGAATATCAGCGCTATAAGGATGCGGCCAATAATCTGGACCTCCGTCCCTGTCTGAAGCGTGACGTTTTTTTACGCCAATTCGTTGAGCCTGACACAAGCGAAGCCAGCGTGGGAGATGATATTAGTCTCGGGGTGTACCAGTTGGCAGCTGCATTTCATAAGCTGCTGAAACACGCCAAAATCGACGTTGTTCACGAGGTTATGCGTGAGCAGTTGTCGGTTTCTGACTATATTCATAAGATTCTCGAGCAGCTGCAATCTTGCGAACAACGCGCCTTTGCGGATTTTTTTACCCATAGGGGAACACGGCGTGAAATGGTTGTGACTTTTCTGGCGATGCTCGAACTTGTGAAAATGCGGATGATCAAGATTTCACAAAGTGCGGAGTTTCAGCCGATTTGGCTCAGCCTGGCCGTACAGAATTCCGGGCCCGATCCCTTGGCTCTGGACGAGGAGGCGATGGGGTATGGATGA
- a CDS encoding pseudouridine synthase produces the protein MKERLQKLISRSGLMSRRQAEVKIRQGLVSIDGRIAQLGESADPALEEVRVEGAQLQFDSHTLTLILNKPTGYICTMNDPQNRRLASDLLPKELGRLYPVGRLDYNTEGLLLLTNDGELAQHLTHPSHQVTKTYLVKVRGWLDDAGRNKLETGVPLDDGLTAPATVSAVRRSGKNCWFELTLGEGRNRQVRRMCDAIGLSVIRLKRIALGDLHLGELETGKFRVLQATELLRLKKNAGL, from the coding sequence ATGAAAGAACGATTGCAGAAATTAATCTCACGCTCCGGGTTGATGTCACGTCGCCAGGCAGAGGTGAAGATCCGTCAGGGGCTGGTCTCGATTGATGGTCGCATCGCTCAATTAGGGGAGAGCGCCGATCCTGCATTGGAAGAGGTTCGGGTTGAAGGGGCGCAACTTCAGTTCGATTCTCATACACTAACCCTGATCTTGAATAAACCAACCGGATACATCTGTACCATGAACGATCCGCAAAACCGTCGTCTGGCGAGTGATCTGCTGCCGAAGGAACTCGGACGCTTATATCCGGTCGGGCGACTCGATTATAATACGGAAGGATTGCTGTTATTGACGAACGATGGAGAACTCGCTCAGCATCTGACCCATCCAAGTCATCAGGTGACAAAAACATATCTGGTTAAGGTCCGCGGGTGGTTGGATGATGCCGGCCGAAATAAGCTGGAAACAGGCGTCCCCCTGGACGACGGCCTGACTGCTCCGGCAACCGTTTCTGCAGTGCGGCGTAGTGGCAAAAACTGCTGGTTTGAACTGACCCTCGGGGAAGGCCGGAATCGTCAAGTTCGCCGAATGTGTGATGCTATCGGTCTTTCGGTCATTCGATTGAAGAGAATTGCCTTGGGCGATTTACACCTTGGGGAACTCGAAACTGGAAAGTTTCGTGTTTTACAGGCGACTGAATTACTCAGGTTGAAAAAAAATGCGGGTCTGTAA
- a CDS encoding ExeA family protein has translation MGYAEYFNLEREPFSNAPNDKFFFNSDQHNQALLRLMYAVDSNKGLAVLVGGVGTGKTTLARRMLDNLPLDQYESSLLVMIHSGITPVWILSRIALQLGVKAPDNDPLRILKQLYERLLQIHDEGRKAVVLIDEAQMLQSRELMEEFRGLLNLEIPGKKLLNVVFFGLSNLEQSMKLDEPLAQRVAVKYTLKPLSAETTHSYIAHRLRVAGGEEMLFEESAIDKIHKYAGGVPRLINTIADNALFETYLRHDLIVSEAVVDSVSEDLGLSNPISFQPVSTQSAVVSAVPEAQPDGDDQNDLEAIDTMLQGFQEG, from the coding sequence ATGGGGTACGCTGAATATTTTAATCTTGAGCGGGAGCCTTTTTCCAACGCGCCAAACGATAAGTTTTTTTTCAATAGTGATCAACATAATCAGGCTTTGCTGCGTTTGATGTATGCCGTCGACTCGAATAAGGGTCTTGCTGTTTTGGTTGGTGGTGTAGGGACGGGCAAGACAACTCTGGCGCGTCGAATGCTGGATAACTTGCCTCTTGATCAATATGAATCTTCCCTGCTGGTGATGATTCATTCCGGCATTACTCCGGTGTGGATTTTATCGCGCATCGCCCTGCAGCTTGGGGTCAAGGCTCCCGATAACGATCCATTGAGAATCCTCAAGCAGCTCTATGAAAGACTATTGCAGATTCATGATGAAGGTCGCAAAGCCGTGGTCCTGATTGATGAAGCGCAGATGTTACAGAGTCGCGAACTGATGGAAGAGTTTCGCGGTCTGCTTAATCTTGAAATTCCAGGGAAAAAACTGCTCAATGTTGTGTTCTTCGGTCTCTCGAATCTGGAGCAGAGCATGAAACTCGATGAACCGCTTGCCCAGCGGGTAGCAGTTAAATACACGCTCAAGCCTCTATCTGCAGAGACAACGCACAGTTACATTGCTCATCGCCTGCGTGTTGCGGGGGGTGAAGAGATGCTGTTTGAGGAGTCCGCCATTGATAAGATTCATAAGTATGCTGGTGGTGTACCGCGACTAATCAACACGATTGCCGATAATGCGCTGTTTGAAACATATTTGCGACATGACTTGATTGTTTCTGAGGCGGTCGTAGATAGTGTTTCTGAAGATCTTGGGTTGAGTAACCCCATAAGTTTTCAACCGGTTAGCACTCAAAGTGCCGTTGTCTCTGCAGTGCCAGAAGCTCAACCCGATGGTGATGATCAAAATGATTTGGAGGCTATTGACACAATGCTCCAGGGCTTTCAGGAGGGTTGA